One Jeotgalibaca porci genomic region harbors:
- a CDS encoding NAD-dependent epimerase/dehydratase family protein produces MAKVMITGANGNIGVVLTEHLKKNHDLTLVDVDFSNLSDSLLEGTTYLNLDLVKRENWDGLLLDIEYVIHLAGDPSPEADFYDTLLDLNYKVPHNLFESAIRSDVKRIIFASSVHAIMGYPKNVQVKTSDYPKPADPYGVSKVYMEALASYHAFTSNQEAIGIRIGGFDSTIEPGVTDLDGLSMHLSKRDMCHLIDCCLAAKLDEPFLLVNGVSNNRFPRMDISQAHFDIGYTPQDDAFTMLQDGVLDFKKEDAVEMDPAE; encoded by the coding sequence ATGGCTAAAGTAATGATTACCGGTGCCAATGGGAATATTGGCGTCGTCCTCACCGAGCACTTGAAAAAAAACCATGACTTAACACTGGTAGATGTTGATTTTTCAAACTTGTCCGACTCTTTACTCGAAGGGACAACGTATTTAAATTTGGACTTAGTGAAACGTGAAAATTGGGATGGCTTGCTCTTGGATATTGAGTATGTCATACATCTCGCCGGAGATCCGAGTCCAGAAGCAGATTTTTACGATACACTCTTGGATTTAAATTATAAAGTTCCGCATAATTTATTTGAATCTGCGATTAGAAGCGATGTGAAAAGAATAATCTTCGCAAGTTCTGTCCATGCCATCATGGGCTATCCAAAGAATGTTCAAGTTAAAACGAGTGACTATCCGAAACCTGCTGATCCGTACGGGGTCTCCAAAGTCTATATGGAGGCATTGGCGAGCTATCATGCCTTTACATCGAATCAAGAAGCAATCGGTATCCGTATCGGTGGTTTCGACAGCACAATTGAACCTGGCGTTACCGATTTAGACGGGCTGTCGATGCATTTATCAAAGAGAGATATGTGTCATTTGATTGATTGTTGCTTGGCTGCTAAGTTGGATGAACCTTTTCTATTGGTAAATGGGGTTTCCAACAACCGTTTCCCACGCATGGATATCTCACAGGCACATTTTGATATCGGCTACACACCACAAGATGATGCCTTTACCATGTTACAAGATGGCGTCTTGGACTTTAAGAAAGAAGACGCCGTGGAAATGGATCCTGCGGAATAA
- a CDS encoding PH domain-containing protein — MAKFGFSNIVQGVLGNMNEENKESLSKEYSQYLFDNEEIQSGYKLIRDAIIFTNLRIIFVDKQGATGRKTSFKSIYLSHIVDVEMETAGTGFDDSEITITYLTNINRIARHEVLESRKFEFPKQTDIVPLYKFFGNLAMKNRAEINQVSV; from the coding sequence ATGGCAAAATTTGGCTTTAGTAATATCGTTCAAGGTGTCCTCGGCAATATGAATGAAGAGAACAAAGAATCACTTTCAAAAGAATATTCTCAGTACCTATTTGATAACGAAGAAATTCAAAGTGGTTATAAATTAATCCGAGACGCAATTATATTTACCAATCTAAGAATCATCTTCGTTGACAAGCAAGGTGCTACAGGGAGAAAGACTTCGTTCAAATCCATCTATCTCTCCCACATTGTGGACGTCGAAATGGAGACCGCCGGAACAGGATTTGACGATAGCGAAATTACGATTACTTATCTCACAAATATTAATCGTATCGCAAGGCATGAGGTTTTAGAAAGTAGAAAATTTGAATTTCCCAAACAAACCGACATTGTCCCTCTTTACAAATTCTTCGGGAATTTGGCCATGAAGAACAGAGCGGAAATCAATCAAGTCAGCGTATAA
- a CDS encoding SprT family protein yields the protein MNQIELQRLVEETSLTNFSKPFLHKATFNARLKTTGGRYLLKTHDLDFNKRVLEIYGMTDFTKVIIHELCHYHLHLEGRGYRHRDSDFKNLLAATGGSRYVKDLRTPEERQSLHQYRCVKCAAEISRKNKVNVARYVCGKCRGRLIAIEN from the coding sequence GTGAACCAAATAGAACTCCAGAGGTTAGTAGAAGAAACATCGCTCACTAACTTTTCAAAACCATTCCTTCATAAGGCAACTTTTAACGCAAGATTAAAGACGACAGGCGGGCGCTACTTATTAAAAACACATGACTTGGATTTTAATAAGCGCGTTTTAGAAATTTATGGAATGACTGATTTTACTAAAGTCATCATACACGAGCTCTGTCATTATCATCTTCATCTTGAAGGAAGAGGCTACCGACATCGGGATTCGGACTTCAAAAATTTGCTTGCTGCCACAGGGGGAAGTCGCTACGTGAAAGATTTGCGAACCCCAGAAGAAAGACAATCATTGCATCAATACCGGTGTGTAAAGTGTGCGGCTGAAATTTCACGGAAAAATAAGGTGAATGTGGCACGCTATGTTTGTGGGAAATGCCGTGGCAGGCTGATAGCAATCGAAAACTAA
- a CDS encoding DegV family protein, whose product MIIMCDSTCDLPLAFLEEKDLHLFPALITLGEKEYRDILDIDTSKIYNTIKNGIHPKTAQVAVADFYLKFKQIAKEKEEGIYISVSSGLSGTYNTALMALKAVKEEFSEVKITVIDSRTASIGIGVMLSEALEMRAANRSLGEVTNRMEFMANNLVTLFTLSDLNWVAKGGRISKTAATIGSVLQINPVMELINGKVVITEKIRGKKKVMNRMIEVIKEKADQIEKQIIGVAYSEDIEKGKEFLAEVESQIASRGIVFRPVGASVATHAGLGTLGIAYLKKYSK is encoded by the coding sequence ATGATAATAATGTGCGATTCGACATGCGATTTACCCTTAGCGTTTCTAGAAGAGAAAGACCTTCATTTATTCCCAGCTCTCATTACGTTAGGCGAAAAAGAGTATCGAGATATCTTGGATATTGACACCAGTAAAATTTATAACACTATAAAAAACGGGATACATCCCAAGACAGCGCAGGTCGCGGTAGCAGACTTTTACCTTAAATTTAAGCAGATTGCGAAAGAAAAAGAAGAAGGAATCTACATCTCTGTATCTTCTGGTTTATCAGGAACATACAATACGGCTTTAATGGCTCTTAAAGCTGTGAAAGAAGAGTTCTCTGAGGTGAAGATTACAGTAATCGATTCGCGAACAGCTTCGATCGGAATAGGGGTCATGCTCTCTGAAGCCCTTGAAATGCGCGCAGCTAATAGGAGTCTTGGTGAAGTGACCAACCGGATGGAATTTATGGCGAATAACTTGGTAACTTTATTTACATTATCTGATTTGAACTGGGTAGCAAAGGGCGGAAGGATTTCTAAAACGGCCGCAACTATTGGTTCAGTGCTTCAAATCAATCCGGTTATGGAATTGATCAATGGTAAAGTTGTGATAACTGAAAAAATTCGAGGGAAAAAGAAAGTTATGAATCGAATGATTGAAGTAATCAAAGAAAAAGCAGATCAAATTGAGAAGCAAATAATAGGCGTGGCATATAGTGAGGACATCGAAAAGGGCAAGGAGTTTCTGGCGGAAGTTGAAAGTCAAATTGCTTCACGCGGCATTGTTTTTCGGCCTGTTGGAGCCAGTGTTGCGACACACGCAGGACTTGGAACGCTTGGTATTGCATACTTAAAAAAATATTCAAAATAA
- a CDS encoding metallophosphoesterase family protein, with protein MRQQLFVVGDIHGEYDMLVKLLEQWDKKTQTLLFVGDLADRGLNSKACIELVYRLVAAGDAICLTGNHEQLFLQFLEQPDTFYGNYLINGGASTISSLLPDLRQSTAQPTEIAEKIKDQYPDLIAFISSMPLYFEWHHYLFVHAGVDLSLPDWKETPTKDFYWIREPFHRGINQTGKVIVFGHTPTPGLHNADNNYDIWESDNKIGIDGGAVFGGILHGLVFDQNTLVAHYGVQKKNDVPECITYIEGT; from the coding sequence ATGAGGCAGCAATTATTTGTGGTAGGAGATATCCATGGGGAGTATGACATGCTTGTGAAGCTGCTGGAACAGTGGGATAAGAAAACACAAACCTTACTTTTTGTTGGTGATTTAGCGGATAGAGGGCTGAATTCTAAAGCATGTATAGAGTTAGTATATAGACTAGTTGCGGCGGGAGATGCCATTTGTTTGACCGGTAATCATGAGCAACTCTTTTTACAATTCTTAGAGCAGCCAGATACCTTTTATGGCAATTATTTGATTAATGGCGGCGCAAGTACAATTAGTTCCTTGCTGCCGGATTTAAGACAGAGTACAGCTCAACCAACAGAAATAGCGGAAAAAATAAAGGACCAATACCCAGATTTGATCGCCTTTATTTCCTCCATGCCGCTTTATTTTGAATGGCATCATTATTTATTCGTTCATGCGGGAGTGGACTTATCACTTCCTGATTGGAAGGAAACACCAACAAAAGATTTTTATTGGATTCGAGAACCCTTTCATCGAGGGATTAATCAAACGGGGAAAGTTATTGTTTTTGGACATACTCCGACACCGGGATTACATAATGCTGACAACAATTATGATATTTGGGAATCAGATAATAAAATAGGTATAGATGGTGGGGCGGTTTTTGGTGGTATTCTGCATGGCTTAGTATTTGACCAGAATACGCTTGTCGCGCACTATGGCGTTCAAAAGAAGAACGATGTACCTGAATGCATCACTTATATTGAAGGGACGTAA
- a CDS encoding type 1 glutamine amidotransferase domain-containing protein — MSKKIAVLVTNLFEDSEYTSPVQALEEAGHTTVSIEHKAGNVVKGKKGEAEVIIDKGIDEVNPEDFDALLIPGGFSPDSLRKHESFLEFVRHFDTEQKPIFTICHGPQLMINAEVVKGKKMTSVSQVAIDLKNAGANWEDSALVIDESGLITSRTPEDLPVFNKAIVKALEK; from the coding sequence ATGTCAAAGAAAATTGCAGTACTTGTTACCAATTTATTTGAAGATTCCGAATATACGTCTCCCGTTCAAGCGCTTGAAGAGGCCGGTCATACAACTGTAAGCATTGAGCATAAAGCAGGAAATGTTGTAAAAGGGAAAAAGGGAGAGGCCGAAGTCATAATTGATAAAGGGATTGATGAAGTTAACCCTGAAGATTTTGATGCCTTGTTGATACCTGGTGGTTTTTCACCCGACTCGCTTCGAAAACATGAAAGTTTCTTAGAATTTGTTCGACACTTTGATACAGAACAGAAGCCTATTTTCACTATTTGCCATGGTCCACAACTCATGATTAATGCAGAAGTTGTCAAAGGCAAGAAAATGACTTCAGTCAGTCAAGTAGCTATTGATTTGAAGAATGCGGGTGCAAACTGGGAAGACAGTGCACTTGTAATCGACGAAAGTGGTTTGATTACGAGCCGGACTCCTGAAGATTTACCAGTCTTTAACAAAGCTATTGTCAAGGCGTTAGAAAAATAA
- the thiT gene encoding energy-coupled thiamine transporter ThiT codes for MSKNLTIWIEATIMAALATALSFIPLEIGPSFTITVGQPVLILFALRRGLVPGLAASFLWGIMHIFVANAYILTPLQGFIEYFVAFGFSGFAGLWANSLQSNADEGNKARVRVLIVVGSIVGTAARFFWHTIAGYYFWGEYAPENWSPWFYTIVMNGASAFATATFTVIVLLIIFRTTPSLFVPKNKKYGY; via the coding sequence ATGTCAAAAAATTTAACGATCTGGATTGAGGCAACCATTATGGCTGCCTTAGCAACCGCTCTCTCGTTCATACCTTTGGAAATTGGACCGAGCTTTACTATTACAGTTGGGCAACCTGTACTCATTCTCTTTGCGCTACGGCGTGGGCTCGTCCCCGGCTTAGCAGCGAGCTTTTTATGGGGAATCATGCACATCTTCGTGGCAAACGCATATATTTTGACACCTCTGCAAGGTTTCATTGAGTACTTTGTCGCGTTTGGTTTTAGTGGATTCGCTGGCTTATGGGCTAATAGCCTCCAATCAAATGCGGATGAAGGAAATAAAGCACGGGTGAGAGTCCTTATTGTCGTAGGGTCAATTGTCGGAACAGCTGCTCGTTTCTTCTGGCATACCATTGCGGGTTATTATTTTTGGGGAGAATATGCACCGGAGAACTGGAGTCCTTGGTTCTACACGATTGTAATGAACGGAGCGAGTGCCTTTGCTACGGCAACCTTTACCGTCATTGTACTCTTAATTATTTTCCGTACCACTCCTTCTCTGTTTGTTCCTAAAAATAAGAAGTATGGGTACTGA
- a CDS encoding Tex family protein yields MAENEKILLLLKKELKGYKSGQIESVLGLLAEGNTVPFIARYRKEMTGSLDEVQIREVEERHHYLTNLENRKEEVIRTIEEQGKMTPELLTAIQAAEKMQKVEDLYRPYKQKRRTKAAIAKEQGLEPLAEWLMTFPISGSIEDKAREFITEEVESVEAALQGSHEIIAEIVSDEPTFRERIREFTKRFGQITSTVKNEEADEKGVYEMYYDFSQAIQTIQPHRMLAMNRGEKENILRVSFLIDTEKIFGYLATNLIKNEKSMTVPLVEAAYKDSYQRFIGPAIEREIRNELTEIAEEQAISIFGENLRNLLLQPPMKGKVVMGFDPAYRTGCKLAIVDATGKVLAKDVIYPHKPASKFKMQEAGPRFNELITRYNVEMVAIGNGTASRESELFVSEQIKQLEQTVYYVIVNEAGASVYSASDIAREEFPDFQVEERSAVSIARRLQDPLAELVKIDPKSVGVGQYQHDVSQKRLTERLDFVVETAVNQVGVNLNTASAPLLQHVSGLNKTIANNVVAYREENGAFVSRTELKKVPRLGPKAFEQAAGFLRIIDGKNILDNTDIHPESYAEAKSVLKLVDLDLKDVGSEKAREVLAKLDKQEARELTGLGKETLHDVIQGLTKPGRDLRDDISQPLLRQDVLTMEDLKEGMELEGTVRNVVDFGAFVDIGVKQDGLVHISKLSNNFVKHPTDVVAVGDIVKVWIESVDAKKGRISLTMLAK; encoded by the coding sequence ATGGCAGAAAATGAGAAGATACTTTTACTTTTGAAGAAAGAATTAAAGGGATATAAAAGCGGGCAAATCGAATCCGTATTAGGATTGTTGGCTGAAGGGAATACAGTTCCTTTTATTGCACGCTATAGGAAAGAAATGACAGGTTCGCTGGATGAGGTCCAAATTCGAGAAGTGGAAGAACGCCATCACTATTTGACTAATCTAGAGAATCGTAAAGAAGAAGTTATTAGAACTATCGAAGAACAAGGGAAAATGACGCCGGAATTGCTGACTGCTATTCAAGCTGCTGAAAAAATGCAAAAAGTAGAGGATTTGTATCGTCCTTATAAACAAAAGCGCCGGACGAAGGCTGCTATTGCAAAGGAGCAAGGTCTTGAACCGTTGGCAGAGTGGTTAATGACATTCCCAATATCTGGGTCAATCGAAGATAAAGCACGTGAATTTATAACTGAAGAAGTTGAATCTGTCGAAGCTGCGTTGCAAGGGTCGCATGAAATCATCGCTGAAATTGTGAGTGATGAACCAACATTCCGCGAGCGCATCCGCGAGTTTACAAAACGTTTTGGACAAATTACGAGTACAGTAAAGAATGAAGAAGCGGATGAAAAAGGCGTTTATGAAATGTACTATGATTTCTCACAAGCCATCCAAACGATTCAGCCGCATCGGATGTTAGCAATGAACCGTGGTGAGAAAGAGAATATTTTGCGTGTCTCTTTTCTTATTGATACGGAAAAAATATTCGGCTACTTGGCTACAAATCTAATAAAAAATGAAAAGAGCATGACGGTGCCACTCGTTGAGGCCGCCTATAAAGATAGTTATCAACGCTTTATCGGACCAGCAATTGAAAGAGAAATTCGCAATGAACTCACAGAAATAGCAGAAGAGCAGGCAATCTCTATTTTTGGTGAGAACCTACGAAATTTATTATTGCAGCCACCGATGAAAGGGAAGGTTGTAATGGGCTTTGATCCGGCTTACCGGACAGGATGTAAATTGGCTATCGTAGATGCAACAGGAAAAGTGTTGGCAAAAGATGTTATTTACCCACATAAACCGGCATCGAAATTTAAAATGCAAGAAGCGGGACCGCGCTTCAATGAATTAATTACGCGTTATAATGTAGAGATGGTTGCGATTGGAAATGGAACGGCAAGCCGAGAGTCAGAATTATTTGTTTCCGAGCAAATTAAACAACTGGAACAAACAGTTTATTATGTAATAGTGAATGAAGCGGGTGCTTCAGTTTACTCTGCGAGTGATATTGCCCGCGAAGAATTCCCTGACTTCCAAGTAGAAGAGAGAAGTGCTGTCAGCATTGCGCGTCGCTTGCAAGATCCGCTCGCTGAATTAGTGAAAATTGATCCGAAATCTGTAGGTGTTGGGCAATACCAACATGACGTTTCTCAAAAACGTCTAACAGAGCGCTTGGACTTCGTCGTCGAAACAGCTGTTAACCAAGTAGGCGTTAACTTAAATACTGCAAGTGCGCCACTGTTGCAACATGTATCCGGCTTAAATAAAACGATTGCGAATAACGTTGTGGCTTACCGTGAAGAAAATGGTGCGTTTGTTTCACGTACTGAATTGAAAAAAGTTCCGCGTCTAGGACCCAAAGCTTTCGAGCAAGCAGCGGGCTTCCTTCGTATAATAGATGGGAAGAACATTTTAGATAATACGGATATCCATCCGGAATCTTACGCTGAAGCGAAATCTGTCCTTAAACTGGTTGACTTGGACTTGAAAGATGTAGGCTCTGAGAAAGCGCGAGAAGTCTTGGCAAAATTAGACAAACAAGAAGCGCGAGAATTAACGGGATTAGGAAAAGAAACGCTTCATGACGTGATCCAAGGTTTAACCAAACCAGGTCGCGATTTACGTGATGATATTTCCCAACCTTTGTTGCGCCAAGATGTTCTAACAATGGAAGACTTAAAAGAAGGTATGGAATTAGAGGGAACCGTTCGGAATGTTGTTGACTTTGGTGCTTTCGTTGATATTGGTGTGAAGCAAGATGGTTTGGTTCATATTTCTAAATTGAGTAATAATTTTGTTAAACACCCGACCGATGTTGTAGCGGTAGGAGACATCGTCAAAGTTTGGATTGAATCAGTAGATGCTAAAAAAGGACGTATTTCTTTGACCATGTTAGCCAAATAA
- a CDS encoding helix-turn-helix domain-containing protein, which yields MNNLLRFIGRKITFFRRIRGVSQAELADEVSIEKEEIDAIEKGKKDPSITKLYKISQFLRAKIEDFLPKKNVSNDFAQIYQQLKRPNQEKVFHFARHLLRDQTKIIDFDNFKNNPSKEQNNKTFRIPIQSDFMFLVDDASMADLIPKGSPVFCKSQSTAKDGDIAVLEVFRLGTICRKISYDFEEGTVTLKPLNPEFTEIKYEYDQVKVIGIALIR from the coding sequence TTGAACAATTTACTACGTTTTATTGGACGCAAAATAACTTTTTTCAGGAGAATTCGAGGCGTTTCGCAAGCTGAATTGGCTGATGAGGTTTCTATCGAAAAAGAAGAAATTGATGCGATTGAAAAAGGTAAAAAAGATCCTTCTATTACAAAACTATATAAAATATCACAATTCCTAAGAGCAAAAATAGAAGATTTCCTTCCTAAAAAAAATGTGAGCAACGACTTCGCTCAGATTTATCAGCAACTTAAGCGGCCAAACCAAGAAAAAGTTTTTCATTTTGCACGACATTTGCTTCGTGATCAGACTAAAATTATCGATTTTGATAATTTTAAGAATAATCCTTCAAAAGAGCAAAATAATAAGACTTTTAGAATCCCTATCCAATCTGATTTTATGTTTTTAGTTGATGATGCCAGCATGGCTGACTTAATACCGAAAGGGTCACCTGTCTTCTGCAAAAGCCAATCCACAGCTAAGGATGGCGATATTGCTGTCCTTGAAGTATTTCGGTTAGGAACAATTTGTAGAAAAATTTCCTATGACTTTGAAGAAGGAACAGTCACTCTCAAACCCCTAAACCCTGAATTTACCGAAATCAAGTACGAATATGATCAGGTTAAGGTTATTGGAATAGCTTTAATAAGGTAA
- a CDS encoding NCS2 family permease — MDQFFKLKEHGTSVSTEILAGFTTFFAMAYIIFVNPSILALSGMPSQAVFLATIIASAISTLVMGLFANVPYALAPGMGLNAFFTFTVVFQLGFSWQQALAMVFLCGVVNVLITVTKVRKMIIKSIPESLQHAISGGIGIFIAYIGIKNAGWLEFTSDAGTILSINGAPYDAAQSAYDGGIGTVITSGGIVPALVNFTQPASLLALFGVILTIILMIKNVRGAIMIGIIATTLVGIPMGVVQVSPEILAANTLGSAIDELGVTFGAAFGSEGLLSLFTDTSRLPLVLMTIFAFSLSDTFDTIGTFMGTGRRTGIFSAEDEKALEEGKGFNSKMDKALFADSIGTIFGAIFGTSNTTTFVESAAGIGSGGRTGLTAVVVAILFVVSAFFAPLIGVVPAAATAPSLIIVGVLMMGSFKDINWTDLEEAIPAFFASVFMGLTYNISTGIAAGFIFFVIVKVTLGKAKEIHPILWGSTILFLINYIIMAFIQYF; from the coding sequence ATGGACCAGTTTTTTAAACTGAAAGAACACGGAACATCTGTATCAACTGAAATTTTAGCGGGATTCACAACGTTTTTCGCAATGGCTTATATCATTTTTGTTAATCCAAGCATCTTGGCTTTGTCAGGTATGCCAAGCCAAGCAGTATTTCTTGCGACTATTATCGCTTCTGCTATTAGTACTTTAGTAATGGGATTATTCGCGAACGTTCCTTATGCACTTGCACCCGGAATGGGATTAAATGCATTCTTTACTTTTACAGTTGTTTTCCAACTAGGTTTCTCTTGGCAACAAGCTCTTGCAATGGTATTCCTATGCGGGGTGGTTAACGTTCTAATCACTGTAACTAAAGTTAGAAAAATGATTATTAAATCCATTCCTGAGTCATTGCAACATGCAATCAGTGGTGGTATTGGTATTTTTATCGCTTATATCGGTATTAAAAATGCAGGCTGGTTAGAATTTACTTCTGATGCTGGTACTATTCTTTCTATTAATGGTGCACCATATGATGCAGCTCAATCTGCTTATGATGGTGGTATCGGTACTGTTATTACAAGCGGCGGAATCGTTCCGGCACTAGTTAACTTTACGCAACCTGCTTCTTTATTAGCATTGTTCGGTGTTATTCTAACGATTATCTTAATGATCAAAAATGTACGTGGTGCCATCATGATTGGTATTATTGCTACTACTCTTGTAGGAATTCCAATGGGAGTTGTACAAGTTTCACCTGAAATCCTTGCAGCTAACACATTAGGATCTGCAATTGATGAGCTAGGTGTCACATTTGGTGCAGCATTCGGAAGCGAAGGACTATTATCATTATTCACTGATACTTCTCGCCTTCCACTGGTTTTAATGACAATTTTTGCTTTCAGTCTATCCGATACATTTGATACAATTGGAACATTTATGGGTACGGGTCGTCGTACAGGTATCTTCTCAGCCGAAGATGAAAAAGCTTTGGAAGAAGGAAAAGGTTTTAATTCTAAAATGGATAAAGCTCTTTTCGCAGATTCAATCGGAACAATCTTTGGTGCTATTTTCGGAACTTCCAATACAACTACTTTCGTTGAGAGTGCAGCAGGAATCGGTTCTGGTGGTCGTACTGGTTTGACAGCTGTAGTCGTTGCTATTCTATTCGTAGTTAGTGCATTCTTCGCTCCACTTATTGGAGTTGTTCCGGCAGCAGCTACTGCTCCTTCCCTTATCATTGTGGGTGTTTTGATGATGGGTTCATTTAAAGATATCAATTGGACTGATTTAGAAGAAGCAATCCCTGCTTTCTTTGCTTCTGTGTTTATGGGATTGACGTACAACATTTCAACAGGTATCGCAGCTGGCTTCATCTTCTTTGTAATCGTGAAAGTTACGTTGGGTAAAGCGAAAGAAATTCACCCTATCCTATGGGGTTCAACTATTCTATTCTTAATTAATTACATTATTATGGCATTCATCCAATATTTTTAA